A region from the Chelmon rostratus isolate fCheRos1 chromosome 6, fCheRos1.pri, whole genome shotgun sequence genome encodes:
- the dhtkd1 gene encoding probable 2-oxoglutarate dehydrogenase E1 component DHKTD1, mitochondrial — protein MVKHYFSNMSAVLFLKKSLSRLPSCAARQVVGCCYHTEKGVYGYRPKQSGGQHRLQRERIAVLNQDHALSRLVEAYREHGHKAAKINPLQPQTPVADSVPEINMLNGTIRGPLNTSGLRHFGKAEASVEEVQAYLEEAYCGHLSVETSQLSSLEEREWFADRFEELKKKSFSTEERRQLAKIMLESQEFDHFLATKFATVKRYGGEGAESMMGFFYELFYQAVHSGVTDIIIGMPHRGRLNLLTGLLKFPPELMFRKMRGLSEFPDTSPAIGDVLSHLTSSVELDFGAGHPLHVTMLPNPSHLEAINPVAQGKTRARQQLKKEGDYSPNDSAQPGDHVVCLQVHGDGSFTGQGIVTETLTLSNLPHYRVGGSIHLIVNNQVGYTTPSERGRSSLYCSDVGKMVNCAVIHVNGDDAEEVIRATRLAMDYQRLFRKDVILDLICYRQWGHNELDEPFFTNPAMYKIIRSRKSVPDSYSDQLISEGLMTDAERDQIKSKYYGMLNDKLSNMTLYSPPPTNLQGRWGDLVEPQARVSTWDTGVPAPLLQFVGAKSVDIPEHIQLHSHLVKTHAQARLHKLEDGTKLDWSTAEALAFGSLLSQGFNIRISGQDVGRGTFSQRHAMVVCQDTNDTFIPLNHISPEQTGFLEVCNSPLSEEAVLGFEYGMSIAQPKLLPIWEAQFGDFFNGAQIMFDTFLSGGEAKWLLQNGMVILLPHGYDGAGPEHSSCHMERFLQMCDSKEEGVDGDNVNMAVVNPTTPAQYFHLLRRQMIRNFRKPLIVVGPKTLLRFSGAVSSLAELAPGTSFRPVLGDTSVSAESVQKVVLCSGKHYYALLKQRETSAANQTTALIRVEELCPFPLEPLQQELKKYPKAKEFIWSQEEPQNMGPWSFVAPRFEKQLACKLRLVSRPALPAPAVGIGILHQQQQEAILTTTFS, from the exons ATGGTAAAGCATTACTTTTCAAACATGTCGGCCGTACTTTTCCTGAAGAAATCGCTCAGCAGACTGCCATCCTGTGCCGCTCGCCAGGTTGTCGGCTGCTGTTATCACACCGAAAAAGGTGTGTACGGATACCGACCCAAACAGAGCGGGGGCCAGcacaggctgcagagggagcgCATCGCGGTACTGAATCAAG ATCATGCTCTGTCCCGTCTGGTGGAGGCATACAGAGAACATGGGCACAAGGCTGCTAAAATTAACCCCTTACAACCCCAGACGCCTGTTGCTGACAGTGTCCCGGAGATAAACATGCTGAATGGCACCATCAGAGGACCGCTCAACACCTCAG GTCTACGACACTTTGGCAAAGCGGAGGCCTCAGTGGAGGAGGTTCAGGCCTACCTGGAAGAGGCCTACTGCGGCCACCTGTCGGTGGAGACCAGTCAGCTGAGCAgcctggaggagagggagtggtTCGCTGACCGCTTCGAGGAACTCAAGAAGAAGAGTTTCtccactgaggagaggaggcagctggCCAAGATAATGCTGGAGTCTCAG GAATTTGACCACTTTCTGGCCACCAAGTTTGCTACTGTGAAACGGTACGGAGGAGAAGGAGCGGAGAGCATGATGGGCTTCTTCTACGAGCTTTTCTACCAGGCGGTGCACAGCGGAGTCACTGATATTATCATCGGCATGCCGCACAGAGGCCGACTCAACCTCCTGACGGGCCTGCTGAAGTTCCCACCAGAG CTCATGTTCCGTAAGATGCGTGGCCTCAGCGAGTTCCCGGACACCTCGCCCGCCATCGGCGACGTCCTCTCCCACCTCACCTCCTCAGTGGAGTTGGATTTCGGAGCTGGACACCCTCTTCACGTGACCATGCTGCCCAACCCGTCCCACCTCGAGGCGATCAACCCCGTGGCTCAGGGCAAAACCCGAGCCAGGCAGCAGCTCAAGAAGGAAGGAGACTATTCGCCCAATGACAGCGCCCAGCCGGGGGACCACGTCGTCTGTCTGCAG gTCCACGGTGATGGCTCTTTCACTGGCCAGGGGATTGTTACAGAGACGTTGACCCTTTCAAACCTCCCTCACTACAGAGTCGGTGGAAGCATCCACCTCATTGTGAACAACCAAGTGGGCTACACCACCCCATCCGAGAGAGGGAGATCCTCGTTGTACTGTAGCGATGTCG GTAAGATGGTGAACTGCGCCGTGATCCATGTGAACGGAGATGATGCAGAGGAGGTGATACGGGCCACTCGGCTGGCCATGGACTACCAGCGGCTTTTCAGGAAAGACGTCATCCTGGACCTGATCTGCTACCGTCAGTGGGGCCACAACGAGCTGGATGAGCCTTTCTTCACCAACCCCGCCATGTACAAGATCATCCG GTCTCGTAAGAGCGTCCCTGATTCCTACTCAGACCAGCTAATCTCTGAGGGTCTAATGACCGATGCTGAACGTGACCAGATCAAGTCCAAATACTACGGCATGCTCAACGACAAGCTGTCCAACATGACCCTGTACAGCCCTCCACCCACCAACCTGCAGGGCCGCTGGGGGGATCTGGTGGAACCCCAAGCCAGAGTCAGCACCTGGGACACGGGTGTCCCCGCTcccctgctgcagtttgtgggcGCAAAATCTGTGGACATCCCTGAGCACATCCAGCTGCACAGCCACCTTGTAAAGACCCACGCACAG GCTCGGCTGCACAAGTTGGAAGATGGGAccaaactggactggtccacagCAGAGGCTTTGGCTTTCGGCTCTCTTCTCTCCCAAG GCTTTAATATTCGAATCAGCGGACAGGATGTTGGAAGAGGCACGTTCAGTCAGCGACACGCCATGGTGGTGTGTCAAGACACTAACGACACGTTCATCCCTCTGAACCACATCAGCCCTGAGCAGACAGGTTTCCTGGAG GTGTGTAACAGCCCGCTGTCTGAGGAGGCTGTGCTTGGATTTGAATACGGTATGAGTATCGCACAGCCGAAGCTCCTTCCCATCTGGGAGGCCCAGTTTGGAGATTTCTTCAATGGAGCACAGATCATGTTTGATACCTTCCTCTCTGGAG GTGAAGCCAAATGGCTGCTACAGAACGGGATGGTGATCCTGCTGCCTCACGGCTACGATGGAGCTGGACCCGAACACTCATCCTGCCACATGGAGCGCTTCCTCCAG ATGTGTGACAGTAAGGAGGAGGGCGTGGACGGTGACAATGTGAACATGGCTGTGGTCAACCCCACCACTCCTGCTCAGTACTTCCACCTGCTGAGGAGACAGATGATCCGTAACTTCCGCAAACCTCTCATTGTGGTTGGACCCAAGACTCTGCTCAGATTCTCT gggGCAGTTTCCAGTCTGGCTGAACTGGCTCCAGGAACATCTTTCAGACCAGTGTTGGGTGATACTTCAGTCTCAGCAGAAAG TGTCCAGAAGGTGGTGCTGTGCTCAGGGAAGCATTACTATGCCctgctgaaacagagagagacatcagCAGCCAACCAGACCACAGCACTCATCCGTGTGGAGGAGCTGTGTCCGTTCCCGCTGGAgcctctgcagcaggagctCAAAAAATACCCCAAAGCTAAAG AATTTATATGGAGCCAGGAGGAGCCTCAGAACATGGGTCCCTGGTCTTTTGTAGCCCCCAGGTTTGAAAAGCAGCTGGCCTGCAAG cTCCGGTTAGTGAGCCGACCTGCTCTGCCCGCCCCGGCCGTCGGTATCGGGATCCTTCATCAGCAGCAACAAGAGGCCATCCTCACCACTACCTTCTCCTAA